The following is a genomic window from Phaseolus vulgaris cultivar G19833 chromosome 6, P. vulgaris v2.0, whole genome shotgun sequence.
ATTTTATGGCtgatttgtttaaattttgcaTTGGAATAAAAGGATGTGGATTGGCAACCTATTGATAACATGGGTATTTATCTTGTCttgttaaaatactttttatccATCGGATTAATTcaatttattcatatttttcattactatcagtattttttcttctaatttatGTATAAGATTATAGAAAGAATGAAAATGGTTATTTATGTTATCTTAAATATAGATAAAGGTCACATTATACTAGAAAAATAGGAACAATTAGATTATATgaaagtaaattaaatttaatcatatttaattatgGTAGAAAAAACAGGTTTAGAGTTACtcgtaatttttttgttaaggaAATGCATGtgttgataagttgactaatttatgatttagtCATAGAGAaccatttcattggtataataagtTTCCATCTGGTTTGTTGTTAGAATTCTTTATTGAATAGTTATAGTTTAtatatgtatcgtttttgttagcatatgagttttggtttatttttccatatttttttttctttttttaataatatttttttatgtgatggcagatgattgttgttgttTGAGATGTCAGcttaactgagatgtcaagttgcatagtgatacctaatatgaaaacttttataaaaaaaaaaaaaaataatctccCTTCATAATATAGTATAAagtttaatatggtatcaaagttgTTAAGAGTTCTACTATGTTGAGATTTGAGTTTatcttcttgattttttttgtgtaaACACGATGTCCTCTACATGAGGGTGTAtgttagaaattttattttgactaaAGATAATGGTAAGGTGTTAAAGCCTAATATTAAGaatgtaaataatttatataagtgtattaataaacattttagtcactatttaacttttatatttttatatattataatattttggtCTATTAAAATGCAAAGTTGATATCTAAAAGTGGCCCCAAAACTATATTGGAGTaactatcactacaagaaaattatttaataccAATAATTAGTCAATGTGATtaagttagatactattttataaactaaaaaaattattagtatttaaagtagtttctattatcaataaaattttataaaatagtttttatattgatatttaatatcACCTACCAAACTTTTAGTTACTAActactttaaattctaaattaagttttaattagAAGCTAATTCAAAATCTAGTAAAATCTTAGTAgccaagaaaatcatgaaatagaaatcaatttttagagaccaaaataattagttgtaatagtaactaaattagagaccattttggaaactaaaaaaaaaattggtttctaaattagtttctattattttctattaatgttaaatagtttctaaattgatctctaattagcaaccaaggttttagagactaaatttagaaactaaataattggtagataaaacctttgttgctaattagataccaatttagaaactatttaaccataatagaaaataatagaaactaatttagaaaccaatttttgttttagtttctaaaatggtctctaatttagttactattggaactaattattttggtttctaaaaattggtttctatttgatgattttcttgtagtgtaatgatgccaatataaaaactattttacatACCAATAATTTTCTAGTTTATAAaagagttaaatatattttccatTATTGTACTATAATGTATAATTGATTTTTGTCGATAATTCAAATCTTACAATTCTTGGATACTTGTAAAATGGGTCCTTCCTAGTGTTTTTTCATGTAAtcttttacaaaataatatttaacttagtcattataactattttttttctaaattagttattttCTTGTCAATGCATGTTTGGTTTTTTCTACATGactttttacaattaaaaaaaaaatatttataacattatACATTTGATTATCTCACACGAAGGTAAATTTAGTCATATTTATTATATCAACAAttatatataacaataaatattaaaacacttatctcaacttaaaataaaatatatttccgACAAATTAAAATGTCTAACTCAtctcacattttttattataagatgTGAAAAATTTGCATAACTTATCTctaattaagttttattttcaaaattttaatgtacaattaaaaaatctaacaaaGTTATGTTAATagtttttcatttaaaaattgattatttcaaacaaaaatatttctCATATCAACCATTATACACAAtaataaaagatttaaaaaaattatgtatacaATAAAATAGGacagattaaaatatttaagtcaCTTCAAATTTTCTACTATAATCTAATTAAGTCTTGTAGACGAGGGTTCGAACACTACATTCACCAATTTCACAATTTCACAATTTAAATTGTCAAACAtagttaaataaagaaaaaaacacatatacataaataaaaataatttatccaaTTCTAGGTCAATTAGTATCTtttaattaaatcatttttCATCTAATCGTTGAAATAAAGCTTTATTTATCTATATTATATAGACAATATGTTACATCAATATAAATTTGttgtattatttatataaattaaaattaatgcatatatatattttttaaaatatattaaattttaataaaatttgatgAAATGATAATGTAACCGTTAAATTGgtaaaattattctttattatatatatatatatatatataaataatttagagTAGTAGGTTAAAGTTTAAGTTTAAAGTGATACATTAACCTAGCAAATTTGGAGATGATTATAGCTGAATGCATTACTGTTATGCTAACAAACAGAAATtagcagaaaagaaaaaactgaGAGACTTTGAAATGACCACCTTCTGTATACATgaatcttttctttttcttgttgatTCACTCTTCCTTTTTCTCACTAACATTGCTCTGAAACTCTATTTTGAGTCAGAAGGAAAAGGTAGCCTGCAAAGGACATGCATGAAAATAATGAAGTTCCTCACAATGTTCATTCATGAGTTCTAAAGCCATATCAAACAAAACTTCATTGAAACTTACCCCAATGTGAGGGAGGTGTCAAAGGATTGCTCTTGTTCATGCTCATGTCTCTGGACTGAACAAATTTCATTCCTAGAACTTATCCTCTACAATGACAAAGAAGAGGAACTGTAAAAGAGATCACATACTAATAAAAACAGTTCAGCTAAGTGTTTTTGACTGTTAACTGTGATTTACATTGAAAACCAAAGCAGAGTACACTCATAGAATACATTTTACTTTGGATTTCTTAATAATATAGGAAGTGAAAATTTGTTACCTGTTTTAGCAGTCGGTTATCTTCCATGAGTTTGTTTTGCTgcttagagaaatgagaagtgataATTAAGCATCATTGAACCAGATTATTGATGCAGAAGAATTATGACAGCCATACAAAACTATATATGACATTTCTTAGCTCAACATGTCTAAAAGAAATGAACTAATCAACCAATCAAATTCATTACTTTGTTGTATACTAACATACTTGTCCAGTTTATTTTGTTGAGTTACTGAATTAACATGTATTATTGGATTCACAGTGAATTAACATAAATATAGTGTTTAGTAGTTAAATTGTTAATACCTCAATATACAAATTTTggatttatatttgtttatcgTGTGAAATATTCACATTGTGACTACTAAGTATTAAAACtctcaacaacaaaaaaatttcagcaaagaataaataaattaaaaaaaatattttgaaaatgtcTCAACTTTTATATAATTTCCAAAACCACACTTCTAAAATTACAATCCAAAAGCATTACAAACCAgcaaaatacaaacaaaaaattcaagTAGTTATTGATGCATGATATAAATCAATCATATTTATACTAATGATTTACTTTTCATTAgacatattaatttaattaatctcAATGAAATGAGATTGTGCTGATACGAGTGTAATTGAATTTGGatcttttaaacaaaaaattaggtTTGAATCTTGTAGATAAATACAATATACTATGGAAAGAAACTTTACTAAAAAAGCTCataaactttattaaaaaagCTAAGACGTTGTTTATTTAAAGATTGACCTTTAATAAAGTCTACATCACATTTatgacataataaaaaaatcctaATACCTAGTAATGTTTTTGTTTGTTGGTAAGTGAAATTGTGGTGGGTAATCACACAAGAATTTATGTcaaatttattcataaaatatattaaaagaagTTAACAAATTTGAGActgaatatattttaagaagCTCAAATAAATTCTATATAAAAGCTGTTTAAACAATCCATGTCTAGATTCTAGGAGTGTTAATGTAAACTCTGCAGATCTGCATAAAATTCATTATACTAACATGATGCATAATTactatatgatattttttagtGAAGCATAGTTGAATAAATGCTAAGTATAACTATAATTAGAAAATTTATATGGTGTTTACCTTTTGAGTAAGGATATTGATATCTCTTATAAAGTTTTGAACCTGAAAGACATAGCAGAAGTTGAATGTTAAAGAGTGTGAGCAGAAATGTAAATTTGTGTAAGGTAGAGAAGAGTGATGAACCTTGGCTTTATAAACACAGTTCAAGGATGACTCAAGTCGTCCTTCTAATTTCTGTAGTTCCTTGAAGCTCAATCCTTGCAGTTCTTCTCCATTCAGTTGTCTAAGATCAAAGTGTAAAATTACAATACATGGAATCATAAAATAAACCCTTTTGTGTTGAAATCATCAACATTTTCCTTGTTAGAAATACCTCATTTCACGACTTCTGTCTTCCAATTCCTTCTTCAAATAAGCATGACTGCTTCTAATCTGTACAATGACCAGAGAAATTGGAGCCACACTACTACAAAATATGACATTTGCTAACATACATACTAAATTAGCTTCTAGTCACAATCTTAtcttcttttcaaaatcttGCGTAATTCAGGATataaagacaaaagaaaaaagtgaGGTAGTTGAAGTTGAAGGTGGATTATGTTACATGCCCTTAAAATAATCTTTCAAGCTGCTTAAATACCACTGGTGTAAATTGTTCTCCTGATATATGCACATGAGAATGGGACATTTGTGATAGTGAAGGTGAACAATGCTCTATTAAAGTTTTTACCTACATCTATCAAAGTTCAACTTGTTGATATTCTTGTGAAATTCTTGCTACCGGTTTAGCTCAACAACATTTGTTCTGGGAATGTTCGACTTGTACTCCCGGTTTGAGGAGGGttcttaactttattttttggGATAGACAGTTTGTGTTAGATTGTATAGGTCAAACGGTCTGCATCTAGTATTGTGTTAGACAATATACTCTGGATTAGACGGTGTTAGATAATTTACACAGGGTTAGACGGTGTTAGACAATCTATACAGAGTTAGACGGTCTACACATGATTATAGACAATTAGCGTCTACTTAGTGTTAAACCATCTACTCTATTAAGTGTTAGACGATCAACTTTGGATTAGACTATCAAATCTTGGTGTTAGACAATCTACACAGGGTTAGACGGTCTACACATGATTATAGACAATTAGCGTCTACTTAATATTAGACAGTCTACAAAGGATTTGATGATCAACGTCTACTTAATGTTAAACCATCTATTTTATTAAGTGTTAGACGATCAACTCTATAATAGATTATCAAATCTTGGTGTTAGACAATCTACACAGGGTTAGACGGTCTACACATGATTATAGACAATTAGCATCTACTTAATATTAGACAGTCTACAAAGGATTTGATGATCAACGTCTACTTAGTGTTAAACCATCTACGCTATTGAGTGTTAGACAATCAACTCTGGAATAGACTATCAACGTCTTCTTCTGAAGTAGATACTCTTTGTCTTGTCTTTCCTATAGTCTTGCACTCTTCTTGTAGAGACGATAatcaatatgttttttttttctcttacctTCACTCCTTCAATCACATAATCATACCATCCTGTTTCTATAATATTCAGAATCAtgaatattgattttttttgctATTCAAATCCTTGAATGCACAATAAAACTCCACTGgtggaataaaaaataaaaacaaaaaagtaccTGTTCCGTGGGAGGTAACTGGTCTAGTTTGTCTTGGTTAAACTCTGACCGTAAAATATGTCTTTCTGTTATTTTCTGCATACTTCAAATAACGAAAAAAAGGTTGCACGTTAATTTCTTTAGGGCTAGAAAAGAACTtggatttttttatgttttctgtTTAAACTATATATGAGATCAAATATCTATTATGAAAATTTACATAAATATATCCACCTTTAATTGGAAAATTTGATAacaaatgtataaaatataaataatacatataataCTGTCATTCAATCATAAACTCctaataacttattttttctaataattatatctaatataattttttgttagcTGATGATACAATTTTTTTCAGTATCCTTCCTTTATTTCCTTTTAAATTTGTTCCACTAAATAcatcatatttataataaaattttctatCTCCTCTTGGCCGATTCTTAGGCTAATTTTGGGAGTTCACTATTTTACTCAAGAAAAAACTTTGCACCAATAATTTTCCAGTGAAAAtgtataataactaattaaaagtTACATCAAcccaaatttttaattaattaatattgtaaaaaaattataccaaCAATCTATAGAAATTAAATTCAGATTTAGTTAATCCAAACCTTTCAAGGAATTTGATCATTAAGCTgatatataaagaaagaaatgatAATACCTCTCTTCAGCCAAAGATTAATTAACTTTGTGGTTATCAGATCTCCAGCCAATAATTGACCTGTTCTTGATTAAATTTGTAAATGCATAGCTTTGAAATTATTCTTAGTGACTTTATCCTAACTTAATTTGATCTTAAACTTATACAATATATCAATATGGTTTATGAGTTCAGTTTTGATACActtttttatagtttctttcACACTCTGATCAAACAATTAAAAACCAAAGCTATAAACTTAGAGTTTAATGTAATTAATGCTGTTTTTCATGATCAGTATTTCAATCATATAACTCAACTCAATGAATTAACTCTATAAAAGACCCATAAAGTAACAATTAGAGATGAAAAATCAATCCATTTTTTTGGTATTGTCTAAAGTCATCCCAATTTTAATGGAGAATTATAATAAGGTTGGATATAATTATAAGTAATAtctgattttttaaattggCACGACGATAGAAATGAATATATTCATATTCACATTATCCACGACTTCATATGTATTTCCTTTTCAAACtactaaaacatatttaacttaTTAGGTAAAGTAAGAAATTTCTAAGTAAGCCATTTGTTGAGTTTAActtttttgaataattatttaatatttatataattattatttgatactttagaaaaaaaaatatgtatctTTTTATCCTTAAACACTTAATAAAAtcaagtttttttatatttttttttaaatatttaatgagACAATtggatataaatataaatttttatctaaaaaatagAATGTACGTAGTAATCATACCCGCACCCACTCTCTTATCATCTAGTTACAACATTATCAATAAATatcttattaataaaatatcaataatactAATTCTTGTCATCTTGTTACAACATTATCAATAAATAccttattaataaaatatcaatACAACTAATAATAGTGTTTAAATTAcacttgatttttctctcatgttAAAATTACTCGTGTATTAATAATTGAACATAATTGCATTTTGGATTTTTTCCCAAAATATACAAATTTCTTTACAGTGATgattgttagatattattagatataattagatattatttgatattatgagatattatagatatggttatatatttcatatttatgtaatgggcttagcccatatgtttctttacctatataaacataaccctatgtattcaatatacacaagggatttatcctattctttctttttctttaatatggtatcaaagtcattttcgagtctatcctatcGAATATTTGTTAGGTTTATCAGGTCACCACTCATAtgcacgagcttctatctatcactctcagcgtgagggggtgtgatggagattccacatcgactagagattagagtctttcattgtatataagtgggtgcaaacctcaatcctatgaaccggttttatggggttgagttagacttaaagtccatttcTTAACATGCACAACAAATTTTGTCTAGaatactttttgtattttaaaatcaCAAAATGAATACTAGTTGATAAAGACCCCTTTCAATCCCTACTGATTCATGCAAATATACAACCACTTCACTACATACAGTAGCAGCATAATCAACTCATCATTCCCTACATACTTACATTCCACTACACAATTACCTATATTTCCAATATATAATCCATAAATCATACCTTAAACAGTTCAAAGAGGGTGTGAATAAAGTATATATTAAACAGTTCCATTAATAATTTCATGAAAAAAAGTGAAGTTAGAAAAACAAATACTACTGATATATGACAGCAATTACTACTAGTTTATACAACTAAAATGACTCATGAAATTTTTGTAAAGTTTCTTCAAAACAACACTTAGAAAAATGATATAAATGAACTTTTGTATACTAGTGTATGCAGAAACCAATTTTAACAATGTTACACTAAGGAACACCAATCCGCATGTGCATGGGATGAATCATGAATGTTAAGAACAAGGTTTACACAAAGCATACAATTTTGTTTCGAGTTTTTTTCCTTGTTTACACTCTGAAACAGCAATCCAAACATGATGATAACATTTGAAACAAAATCCATGTGGAgtgaaccctaaaccctagagacattattacaaattaAGGAATgataaaatttgaattgaaaGAAACAGGTGAATTGATCTGTGTGTGGTGAACTCGAACATGGGGAAGTGTGCGTGGGAAGAAGAAAGTACCTTGAACTTGCATAGTCGAAGAGTTTGCCACCAGGTGAAAAGACCATGAGAGCAATCTCAGCATCacagagaagagaaagctcacgTGCCTTCTTCAAAAGCCCACTCTTCCTCTTTGAAAATGTGACCTGCCTCGCAGTCACGTTCACGATCTTCTTGATCGGTATCTTCTTCCTCACCATTTTGGTCAACAGCGATCAgcaagacca
Proteins encoded in this region:
- the LOC137832754 gene encoding MADS-box protein JOINTLESS-like, coding for MVRKKIPIKKIVNVTARQVTFSKRKSGLLKKARELSLLCDAEIALMVFSPGGKLFDYASSSMQKITERHILRSEFNQDKLDQLPPTEQIRSSHAYLKKELEDRSREMRQLNGEELQGLSFKELQKLEGRLESSLNCVYKAKVQNFIRDINILTQKQNKLMEDNRLLKQRISSRNEICSVQRHEHEQEQSFDTSLTLGLPFPSDSK